Proteins encoded in a region of the Pseudomonas shahriarae genome:
- a CDS encoding efflux RND transporter permease subunit, giving the protein MNFSKFFISRPIFAAVLSLLILIAGAISLFQLPISEYPEVVPPTVVVRANFPGANPKVIGETVASPLEQAITGVENMLYMSSQSTADGKLTLTITFALGTDLDNAQVQVQNRVTRTQPKLPEEVTRIGITVDKASPDLTMVVHLTSPDQRYDMLYLSNYAILNIKDELARLGGVGDVQLFGMGDYSLRVWLDPNKTASRNLTATDVVTAIREQNRQVAAGALGAQPAPNDTSFQLSVNTQGRLVTEEEFENIVIRAGDNGEITRLKDIARVELGSSQYALRSLIDNQPAVAIPIFQRPGSNAIDISNDVRSKMAELKKSFPEGMDYRIAYDPTVFVRGSIEAVVHTLFEALILVVLVVILFLQTWRASIIPLVAVPVSLIGTFAVMHLFGFSLNALSLFGLVLAIGIVVDDAIVVVENVERNIELGLEPFPATEKAMSEVTGPIIATALVLCAVFIPAAFISGLTGQFYKQFALTIAISTVISAFNSLTLSPALAAVLLRSHDAPKDRFSRFLDKLFGGWLFRPFNRFFEKASHGYVGTVRRVIRGTGIALFVYGGLMVLTFFGFAHTPTGFVPAQDKQYLVAFAQLPDAASLDRTENVIKRMSDIALKQPGVESAIAFPGLSINGFTNSPNSGIVFVTLKPFGERKDPSMSAGAIAGALNGKYADIQEAYMAIFPPPPVQGLGTIGGFRLQVEDRGNLGYEELYKEVQNVIAKSHNVPELFGLFTSYTVNVPQVDAAIDREKAKTHGVAISDIFDTLQIYLGSLYANDFNRFGRTYQVNVQAEQQFRLDQDQIGQLKVRNNKGEMIPLATFIKVSDTSGPDRVMHYNGFITAEINGNAAPGYSSGQAEAAIEKLLKEELPNGMTYEWTDLTYQQILSGNTALFVFPLCVLLAFLVLAAQYESWSLPLAVILIVPMTLLSAITGVILSGGDNNIFTQIGLIVLVGLACKNAILIVEFAKDKQEEGLDPLAAVLEACRLRLRPILMTSFAFIMGVVPLVFSSGAGAEMRHAMGVAVFSGMIGVTFFGLLLTPVFYVLIRRYVERSEARKAAKALQLETQQ; this is encoded by the coding sequence ATGAATTTTTCCAAGTTCTTCATATCGCGGCCGATCTTCGCAGCGGTGCTATCGCTGCTGATTCTGATCGCCGGCGCGATCTCGCTGTTCCAACTGCCGATCAGCGAATACCCGGAAGTGGTACCGCCAACCGTGGTGGTGCGCGCCAACTTCCCCGGCGCCAACCCCAAGGTCATCGGCGAAACCGTGGCCTCGCCGCTGGAACAGGCGATCACCGGCGTCGAGAACATGCTCTACATGTCCTCGCAGTCGACCGCCGACGGCAAGCTCACCCTGACCATCACCTTTGCCCTGGGCACCGACCTGGATAACGCGCAGGTACAGGTGCAAAACCGTGTGACGCGCACTCAGCCCAAACTGCCTGAGGAAGTGACGCGCATCGGGATTACCGTGGACAAGGCCTCCCCCGACCTGACCATGGTCGTGCACTTGACCTCCCCGGACCAGCGCTACGACATGCTCTACCTGTCCAACTACGCGATCCTCAATATCAAGGATGAATTGGCGCGGCTGGGCGGCGTGGGTGATGTGCAGTTGTTCGGCATGGGCGATTACTCCCTGCGGGTGTGGCTGGACCCGAACAAGACCGCCTCGCGCAACCTGACTGCCACCGATGTGGTGACCGCGATCCGCGAACAGAACCGCCAGGTGGCCGCCGGTGCCCTGGGCGCGCAGCCTGCGCCCAACGACACCAGCTTCCAATTGTCGGTCAATACCCAAGGCCGCCTGGTCACCGAGGAAGAGTTCGAAAACATCGTGATTCGCGCCGGCGACAACGGTGAAATCACGCGCCTCAAGGACATCGCTCGTGTTGAGCTGGGCTCCAGCCAATATGCCCTGCGCTCGCTGATCGACAATCAGCCGGCGGTGGCGATTCCGATCTTCCAGCGCCCGGGCTCCAATGCCATCGACATCTCCAATGATGTGCGCAGCAAAATGGCCGAGCTGAAAAAGAGCTTCCCCGAAGGCATGGACTACCGCATCGCCTACGACCCGACCGTGTTTGTGCGCGGCTCGATCGAGGCGGTGGTGCACACCTTGTTCGAGGCGTTGATCCTGGTGGTGCTGGTGGTGATCCTGTTCCTGCAGACCTGGCGTGCGTCGATCATCCCCCTGGTCGCGGTGCCGGTATCGTTGATCGGCACCTTTGCGGTAATGCACCTGTTCGGCTTCTCCCTCAATGCGCTGTCGCTGTTCGGCCTGGTGCTGGCCATCGGCATCGTGGTGGACGACGCCATCGTGGTGGTGGAGAACGTCGAACGTAACATCGAGCTGGGCCTGGAGCCCTTCCCGGCCACCGAAAAAGCCATGAGCGAAGTGACCGGGCCGATCATTGCCACGGCGCTGGTGCTGTGTGCGGTGTTTATTCCGGCCGCCTTTATCAGTGGCTTGACCGGGCAGTTCTACAAGCAGTTTGCCCTGACCATCGCCATCTCCACCGTGATTTCGGCATTCAACTCCCTGACCCTGTCGCCGGCCCTGGCAGCGGTCTTGCTGCGCAGCCATGACGCGCCGAAAGACCGGTTCTCCAGGTTCCTCGACAAGCTCTTCGGTGGTTGGCTGTTCCGCCCGTTCAACCGTTTCTTCGAAAAGGCCAGCCATGGCTATGTAGGCACCGTGCGCCGAGTGATTCGCGGCACCGGTATCGCGCTGTTCGTGTATGGCGGCCTGATGGTGCTGACCTTCTTCGGCTTTGCCCACACACCGACCGGTTTCGTACCGGCCCAGGACAAGCAATACCTGGTGGCCTTCGCCCAGTTGCCGGACGCCGCCAGCCTGGACCGCACCGAAAACGTGATCAAGCGCATGTCCGACATCGCCTTGAAACAGCCCGGCGTGGAAAGCGCCATCGCCTTCCCGGGCCTGTCGATCAATGGGTTCACCAACAGCCCGAACAGCGGCATCGTGTTCGTGACGTTGAAACCGTTCGGCGAGCGTAAAGACCCAAGCATGTCCGCCGGGGCGATTGCCGGGGCGCTGAACGGCAAGTACGCCGATATCCAGGAAGCCTACATGGCGATCTTCCCACCGCCGCCGGTACAGGGCCTGGGCACTATCGGCGGGTTCCGCCTGCAGGTCGAAGACCGTGGCAACCTGGGCTACGAGGAACTGTACAAAGAAGTACAGAACGTCATCGCCAAGAGCCACAACGTGCCGGAACTGTTTGGCCTGTTCACCAGCTACACGGTCAACGTGCCCCAGGTCGATGCTGCTATCGACCGGGAAAAAGCCAAGACCCACGGCGTGGCGATCAGCGACATCTTCGACACCCTGCAGATCTACCTGGGCTCGTTGTATGCCAACGACTTCAACCGCTTTGGCCGGACCTATCAGGTCAACGTGCAGGCTGAACAGCAGTTCCGCCTGGACCAGGATCAGATCGGCCAATTGAAAGTGCGCAACAACAAGGGCGAGATGATCCCCCTGGCGACCTTTATCAAGGTCAGCGACACCTCGGGGCCGGACCGCGTGATGCACTACAACGGCTTTATCACCGCCGAGATCAACGGCAACGCTGCACCCGGCTACAGCTCGGGCCAGGCAGAGGCAGCGATCGAAAAACTGCTCAAAGAGGAACTGCCCAACGGCATGACCTACGAGTGGACCGACCTGACGTACCAGCAAATCCTCTCGGGCAACACCGCGCTGTTCGTGTTCCCGCTCTGCGTACTGCTGGCGTTTCTGGTACTGGCCGCCCAGTACGAAAGCTGGAGCCTGCCACTGGCGGTGATCCTGATCGTACCGATGACCCTGCTGTCGGCTATTACCGGGGTGATTCTGTCCGGTGGCGACAACAACATCTTTACCCAGATCGGCTTGATCGTACTGGTGGGATTGGCCTGTAAGAACGCGATTCTGATCGTCGAGTTCGCCAAGGATAAACAGGAAGAAGGCCTCGACCCGCTGGCTGCGGTGCTGGAAGCCTGCCGCCTGCGTCTGCGGCCGATCCTGATGACCTCGTTCGCCTTCATCATGGGCGTGGTGCCCCTGGTGTTCTCCAGCGGTGCCGGTGCCGAGATGCGTCATGCCATGGGCGTGGCGGTGTTCTCCGGGATGATCGGGGTGACCTTCTTCGGCCTGTTGCTGACGCCGGTGTTCTACGTGTTGATCCGCCGTTATGTGGAGCGCAGCGAAGCACGCAAAGCGGCCAAGGCCTTGCAGCTGGAGACACAGCAATGA